The following proteins come from a genomic window of Chaetodon auriga isolate fChaAug3 chromosome 16, fChaAug3.hap1, whole genome shotgun sequence:
- the LOC143333694 gene encoding E3 ubiquitin-protein ligase CHIP-like: MSESPEKSASVSAQELKEQGNRLFLGRKYLEAAACYGRAITHSPSVPAYYTNRALCYVKLQQYDKALSDCRHALELDSQSVKAHFFMGQCHLEMESYDEAIGNLQKAYNLAKEQRLNFGDDIPSALRIAKKKRWNSLEERRINQESELHAYLTKLIQAEKKRELEGCRHKEEDKSDDSRVQHNLNEIHSKHDKYLSDMEELFCQVDEKRKKREIPDFLCGKISFELMREPCITPSGVTYDRKDIEEHLQRVGHFDPVTRTPLTQDQLIPNLAMKEVIDAFILENGWVEDY, translated from the exons ATGTCAGAGAGTCCGGAGAAAAGCGCCTCGGTGTCGGCtcaggagctgaaggagcaggGGAACCGCCTCTTTCTCGGCCGCAAGTACCTGGAGGCCGCCGCCTGCTACGGCCGAGCCATA ACACACAGTCCCTCCGTCCCGGCGTACTACACCAACAGAGCGCTGTGCTacgtgaagctgcagcagtacgACAAAGCTCTGTCCGACTGCCGACACGCTCTGGAGCTGGACAGCCAGTCCGTCAAAGCTCACTTCTTCATGGGTCAGTGTCACCTGGAGATGGAGAGTTATGACGAAGCCATCGGCAACCTGCAGAAAG CGTATAACCTGGCAAAGGAGCAGCGGCTGAACTTCGGTGACGACATACCGAGCGCTCTGCGGATAGCCAAGAAGAAACGGTGGAAcagcctggaggagaggaggatcaACCAGGAGAGCGAGCTGCACGCCTACCTCACCAAGCTCATccaagcagagaagaagag GGAGCTGGAGggctgcagacacaaagaagaagacaagTCAGACGACAGCAGAGTCCAACACAACCTCAACGAGATCCACAGCAAACAT gacAAATACCTTTCAGACATGGAGGAGCTGTTCTGTCAAGTGGACGAGAAGAGGAag AAGCGTGAGATCCCCGACTTCCTGTGTGGGAAGATCAGCTTTGAGCTGATGCGAGAGCCCTGCATCACCCCCAGCGGCGTCACGTACGACAGGAAAGACATCGAAGAGCATCTACAG CGAGTCGGCCATTTTGACCCGGTGACGCGTACTCCTCTGACCCAAGATCAGCTGATCCCGAACCTGGCCATGAAGGAGGTCAtcgatgcttttattttggagaatGGATGGGTGGAGGActactga